Genomic window (Fundidesulfovibrio terrae):
TCGTCGAGCTTGCCCATGTCCACCAGCCCCAGGTCGTCCCATACCGCGGTGCGCCGTTCCGGGATCAACCTCGTGGGGCACTCGCGCGGCAGGTGGCTGGAAAGGCCGCAGTAGAAGCAGGGAGGATTGGTCCCGGCCACGAGGTTGGTGGGGAGCTTGAAGGGCAGCTCGCCCTGGACTTCCTCGGCCTCCTCATCGGGGGAGAGGGATATGTGGCACCAGCTCTCGATGGTCAGGCTGCTGGAGGAGTGGCGCACGTCGTTGATCCGGAAGCCCTTGCCCAGGTAGAGCGCGGACTTGAAGCTCATGTGCGGGTAGTCCGGGGCCAGCTGCTTCCAGTCGAGATTGATCTTCTTGGGGAGATCCTTGTTGAGGTGAAACCCCTTCTTGAACACGCAGGCCATGACGCACGGCCAGTACTTCTTCCCCGAGTCGCCCTGCTTGAGGTTTCCCTCGAGCTTCAGGAGTTCGCGGCTGACGTTGCGCAACGCCTTGACGTTGTCCAGGCCGAAGATGAGAAAACCCTCGTGAGAGAGGTACTTGATGGCCAGGCGCTCGAGCAGGGCCTGGAGTTCGGAAAAAATGGCCCGCCATCCCTCGGCGTCGTTCTTGTCCAGGGGATCGCCCAGGGGGCGCAGCATGAAATACCAGCCCAGCGGTGAATCGTGCCCCATGGTGGCGTCGACGCTCAAGAGCCCGAAACCCGCCGGAGACAAGCCGGGCATGGCCTGGGTGGGCTTGATTCCCAGTCCCGGCAGGGAGTCCAGCATGGTCTTGAACTGCGGGTGGACCAGGATTTCCAGGTCCTGGGCGGCTCCGGCCTCCTGGTGGGCGTACTCGTCGGCGCAGGCGAGCGAAACCTCATATTTGTAGCCTACCAGCAGAGAAGCGGGAAAGGCCTGGATGAAGATGGGCAGCCGGTTGACCCTGGCGTAGCCGGTGAGCCTCCCCAGCGCCTTGAACGCCTCGTCGCCGAAAAAGAACCACAGGGCCTGATTGCCGTCCTGGGCCTGCTGGAATCCGCCGAAGTCCGTGAATATCTGCCCCACCACCGGCGAGAGCGGGCCGTCCCAGACGAGCCACATGCCCACGCCCGACGTCACCAGCTTCGGCTGGGCGATTGGTTGGATCTGATCAATAAGCTGCGAGAGCTTGTACATGGGCGATTCGGTCCTGTTTCGATTGCTGAAGCGAGCCTGCGCTTCCGGCGCAAGCTATAATCGGCCGCAAGAGGCAAATCCATTAGGGTGCGCGGGGTCACCACCCGCCGCCGGCCGGGCCGCCGGGGAAGGGACCGGGGCCCTTGCCAGCCGGGGGAGGCTGATGGCACATTCGGGGTGCGGCGAAAGCACCAGGCTCCCGCCACTCTCCAACAGGCTTAAGCGAGCGACCCATGACCCATCTGGATTCCGACAGAGCCTATCGCGGGGCGCTCACCCCGGCCGAGGGCGAGACCTGCTTCACCGTGGTGGTGGAGGAGTCCGACCTCAGGATAACGGCCCGCCGGGACCTTTCCTGCGAGATCGTCCACTACCTGACATCGCTTCGCGGCGAACTCAAGAACTACATCCTGCTCCGCCCCGAATTCGCCACATCCCTGGTCCCCCTGTCCGAGGACGAAGCCGCTCCGGACCTGGCCCGGAAGATGCTCGAAGCCGCCCGATGCTGCCAGGTGGGCCCCATGGCCGCCGTGGCCGGAGCCGTGGCTCAGGCCGTGGCCGACCGCTTCGCGCCCGAATCGCCCGACATCCTGGTGGAAAACGGCGGGGACCTCTACCTGCACTCCACCCGGGAGCGCCTGGTGGCCCTGCTGGCCAAGCCCGTGCAGGGAGCCCGGCTGGCCCTGCGCCTCTCCCCGGAGGACTTCCCCACGGCTCTGTGCGGCTCCTCGGCCACCATCGGCCACTCCTTGTCCTTCGGCAGGGCGGATCTGGTGACGGTGAAGGCCCGGTCCGGGGCCCTGGCCGACGCGGCGGCCACGACCCTCGGAAACCTGGCCAGAAGCGGCGCGCACCTCCCCCTGGTGCTCGAGCGCGCCCAGGAGCTGGCGCGTTTCGGCGTCACGGGCGTGTTCGCCCAAGTGGACGACACCATTGGCGTGTGGGGCGACATGGAGCTCGCAGTGCTGGAATGACCCTGGAGCGCCGCGCGGCAGAAGTGCCTCCGGGACGCCCCGGTTCACCGGTCCGGGGCACGCCCAGTCGGCAACGCAGCCTCCCGGGGCAGCGCGGATCATTTCGTCGTTGATTTGCGCGAGACGGATGCCGCGGCCCGGGGGGCCGCGCCCTAATGCACCATGCGTTCGATGGCGGTTTCGATCTGGCGTCCGAGCGGGGTCTGCAGGGAGAGCTGGCGTTCCACGGCGGTGATGCCCTTGACCACGGTGGAATGGCGGCGGTTGAAGCGCCCGCCGATGTCCTGGAGGGACAGCTCCGTGTGCTTGCGGGCCAGGAAGAAGGCCGTGTTCCTGGCCAGCACGTGCTGGCGCTTGCGGCTTTTGGAGGCTAGGTGCTCGGGCTTGATGTCGTAGACGCTGCAGACGTGTTCCACGATCTGGTCGATGCCCACCGGGATATCCTCGATGTCGTAGTTCCTGAGCACTTCCCAGGCCATTTCCAAGGATATGCCCTGCCCCAGCACGCGCGCCTTGAGGGCCAGGTTCTGCAGGCAAGACTCCAGTTGGCGGATGTCGGTGGTGATGCGCTCCGCCAGGAGGCCGGCCACCTCGCCGGGCAAAAGCACCTGATGGCTCCTGGCCTTGCGGTCGAGTATGTTGAGGCGGGTCTTGAAGTCGGGCTGCTCGATGGTGGCCATGAATCCGGCGCAGAGCCTGGAGGCGAGCTGGTTGTCCAGGCCGGTGAGTTCCTTGGGAAGGAACGAGCTGGTGAACACCACCCGGCATCCCCTGGACTGGAGCGCGCTCAGGGTATTGAGCAGTTCGTCCTGGAGCTTCAGCTTGCCCTGGAAGAAGTGGATGTCCTCGAGGATGAGGATGTCCACGTCCTCTCGGAAGCGGGCCTTGAAACGTTCCATGTCCCGGGTCTTGATGGCCAGGATCAGCCGGGAGGAGAACTCCTCGGCGGTGAGGTAGACCAGTTTCGGCTTGGCGGCCCGCTCGCCGCCCATGAGCAGATTGCCCATGGCCTGGCTCAGATGGGTCTTGCCCAGGCCGGGGCCGGAGCTGATGAACAGCTGGCTTGCCGGCAGCGACTCCCGGCAGAGCCCCAGGGAGG
Coding sequences:
- a CDS encoding UPF0280 family protein; amino-acid sequence: MTHLDSDRAYRGALTPAEGETCFTVVVEESDLRITARRDLSCEIVHYLTSLRGELKNYILLRPEFATSLVPLSEDEAAPDLARKMLEAARCCQVGPMAAVAGAVAQAVADRFAPESPDILVENGGDLYLHSTRERLVALLAKPVQGARLALRLSPEDFPTALCGSSATIGHSLSFGRADLVTVKARSGALADAAATTLGNLARSGAHLPLVLERAQELARFGVTGVFAQVDDTIGVWGDMELAVLE
- a CDS encoding DnaA ATPase domain-containing protein; amino-acid sequence: MTNPTWNHIQRILESSLNPGLYQVWIKPLTASFKDGGILLHAPNEFVAAWVRDRLLSNISEAAAQVMGQAPRVSVTATPAASGESARKSAAPACAARAVRKSAARPDDESGNLFRFSFDQFVVGPSNALAYEASLGLCRESLPASQLFISSGPGLGKTHLSQAMGNLLMGGERAAKPKLVYLTAEEFSSRLILAIKTRDMERFKARFREDVDILILEDIHFFQGKLKLQDELLNTLSALQSRGCRVVFTSSFLPKELTGLDNQLASRLCAGFMATIEQPDFKTRLNILDRKARSHQVLLPGEVAGLLAERITTDIRQLESCLQNLALKARVLGQGISLEMAWEVLRNYDIEDIPVGIDQIVEHVCSVYDIKPEHLASKSRKRQHVLARNTAFFLARKHTELSLQDIGGRFNRRHSTVVKGITAVERQLSLQTPLGRQIETAIERMVH